A section of the Babesia microti strain RI chromosome I, complete genome genome encodes:
- a CDS encoding hypothetical protein (overlaps_old_locusTagID:BBM_I00375) — MEINVLGEVSLGGSGIIEAKFDNFGRFLAVLTEDKICTLFDISNGCFTEIIRSQFHPSTLSIAWTNPKFGQYIIASLASGSIHVMKLTISPKLSTISFIGESRVLNEYPSALNVGNTDTDMFIVLGSAGGKIGILSLKTNELTAPFDAHFGGVTALCFDTNCSSLFSIGQDYRLVKWFRIDNSPTWTKIFSIKSDMPMNTIDYSLGEIIASHSSKVFIYNEKGEELEMLDVRKVKVDNGVDLGNNSISKVAFHGHRSIAVALESNVTILYTKDGGDKYKFMGILHK, encoded by the coding sequence ATGGAAATAAACGTATTGGGGGAAGTATCGTTGGGTGGCAGTGGCATAATTGAggcaaaatttgataattttggcAGGTTCCTAGCGGTATTAACGGAGGACAAAATTTGTACACTATTTGATATCTCAAATGGCTGTTTCACCGAAATTATACGCAGCCAATTCCACCCCTCGACTCTTTCTATAGCCTGGACTAATCCTAAATTTGGCCAATACATAATCGCCTCCTTGGCTTCAGGGTCAATCCATGTTATGAAACTCACTATATCCCCTAAACTATCAACTATTTCGTTCATAGGCGAATCGCGTGTGTTGAATGAATATCCCTCGGCACTAAATGTTGGAAATACGGATACTGATATGTTCATAGTACTAGGGTCAGCTGGTGGCAAAATTGGAATTTTGTCCCTGAAAACAAACGAACTTACGGCGCCATTTGATGCACATTTTGGGGGAGTTACGGCTCTATGTTTCGATACAAACTGCTCCAGCTTGTTCTCTATTGGCCAAGATTATAGGCTAGTAAAATGGTTTAGAATTGACAACTCACCCACTTGGACTAAAATTTTCTCTATTAAAAGTGACATGCCAATGAATACTATAGACTATTCGTTAGGCGAGATAATAGCTTCTCACTCCAGcaaagtatttatatacaatgagAAGGGTGAGGAACTAGAAATGTTGGATGTGCGTAAAGTGAAAGTAGATAATGGTGTCGACTTGGGGAATAACTCGATTTCAAAAGTTGCCTTTCATGGCCACCGAAGCATAGCCGTAGCACTAGAATCTAATGTTACTATTCTGTACACTAAGGACGGCGGTGACAAGTACAAATTTATGGGCATACTACACAAGTGA
- a CDS encoding A1 cistron-splicing factor AAR2, producing MSLLLVELPLDEVIGLDFGFFRANNSICAVVELSTGPHYLYLTRDEVRYGHFVYITEGQIVVLQASKKLGVAFEQCADEERYVFGFKRGDFNSYMGRLSSEIVRPWKALTEFINKETIDRLQPLDHGTIASSTAPNNYTKESNKTSKINAKKSLDEYMASRITTNNISSYVNPNDHSIEGYKLAATQCDTGNSAKVENDTENGSKVVENFDGGVIYFTQIPSYRYGIKQNHGSNVTNIGMDKTWALDCMIKEFELVDGMKNKCGFKMAEYMDRPYMYIIAELQFAFVCLLMGHSYEALNQWKELFKLLCSCDSGITIYPEAFIAFGKCAYYQMAQLPGKEDLEMDNFLIECMTNFKDIIKSTDCVDIRLLKTMSNLEKMIKMKFGIELEEFCEDGPVVVEI from the exons ATGTCATTATTACTAGTAGAATTGCCATTAGACGAAGTCATAGGATTGGACTTCGGATTTTTCAGGgcaaataattcaatttgcGCGGTGGTAGAGCTTAGTACTGGTCCACACTACTTATATTTGACACGTGACGAGGTTAGATATGGGCattttgtgtatataaCAGAGGGACAAATTGTGGTTCTGCAAGCAAGTAAGAAATTAGGAGTAGCGTTTGAACAATGCGCCGATGAAGAAAGGTATGTGTTTGGATTTAAACGCGGAGATTTCAACAGCTATATGGGCAGACTGAGCAGTGAAATTGTTAGACCATGGAAGGCTTTGACGGAGTTTATTAACAAGGAGACTATTGATCGGTTACAACCCTTAGACCATGGGACAATAGCTAGTTCTACAGCACCAAACAATTATACTAAAGAGAGTAACAAAACATCAAAAATCAATGCAAAAAAATCACTGGATGAATACATGGCAAGTAGAATAACAACAAATAACATCTCTTCCTACGTAAATCCTAATGATCACTCTATTGAAGGATACAAATTGGCCGCTACACAATGTGACACTGGGAATAGTGCTAAAGTTGAAAACGACACTGAAAATGGCAGTAAGG TTGTGGAAAATTTCGATGGGGgtgtgatatattttaccCAAATACCTAGTTACCGATATGGGATAAAGCAGAATCATGGCAGCAATGTCACTAACATTGGGATGGATAAAACGTGGGCTTTGGATTGCATGATTAAGGAATTTGAGTTGGTGGATGGGATGAAGAATAAATGTGGCTTTAAGATGGCGGAATATATGGATAGACCTTATATGTACATTATCGCTGAATTGCAATTTGCGTTTGTATGCTTGCTCATGGGACACTCGTATGAAGCCTTGAATCAGTGGAAAGAGTTGTTTAAATTACTTTGTAGTTGTGATTCCGGCATCACTATTTATCCTG AGGCATTCATCGCATTTGGCAAATGCGCCTACTACCAAATGGCGCAACTACCGGGGAAAGAAGACTTGGAAATGGATAACTTCCTAATTGAATGTATGACAAACTTCAAGGATATAATCAAGTCCACAGATTGCGTTGATATACGGCTGTTGAAGACAATGAGTAAC
- a CDS encoding hypothetical protein (overlaps_old_locusTagID:BBM_I00380): protein MSAEIDPQFFLFPPGMEKRKDRSKLLEDAGNFYKKLFVIYAKHVKSNSQAYDNIEHLQKKASEFLKLVKRASIHDKTGIFSKPIISIASDTIDTVEPIAITVDKVVPNTPAPCSQVAEQSDVDKHNDSDGVFTTRMSNEIPVNDVSKTVEGSVSISSETTIDYYVNSSRDAQQIDQNELSDDNISVSRMEFRPEGYKLEGPESFHNVTGIIGEINQIDDDESVVTSESINETHAQYGIDDKHEFVEEVQNVSCSTFKSTNDFRLDETNVSNFNGRIVEDLCILKHENTKFDTISIHSSNSYNQLEEKEHFDKSSQTHIPMPVANNVKNITSHEIVNYNIYWDSTEIFNKKLSHTSYRIVLTLFVASIVSIGCTTALIFSYNDRLTTVIPLIALCVYGIAFGFIPNFNLEVLNSIAHDWKEQLHLSDTIAAQLPSADWIGNYTKNALRFHYSERLKWMGLLLIGVSSVGVLNKNFLIWPWGTWEWIYTVSLGVTLSLFTIFPMTSTTMLAKFGTHFALKTIFSLYKLQTNGVCSLSLFGESSPFLIKRTDTIPSHQISQIDTNKISYLTLVNVGNDGRFCLFEEDQYMTIYPPITTHRHNNTIVYITGKYMRTECPNFYVFSGGLFDRLLFYYDLRNLFLTNFTIALEFDTKFALDTFLGKLNILSTTDNLVSYHGFDFV from the exons ATGAGTGCCGAAATTGATCCTCAGTTTTTTTTGTTCCCCCCGG GAATGGAAAAAAGGAAGGATCGAAGTAAATTGTTGGAGGATGCGGGAAATTTCTATAAAAAActttttgttatatatgcTAAGCATGTCAAAAGCAATAGTCAGGCCTATGATAACATTGAGCATCTACAAAAAAAAGCATCAGAATTTCTTAAGTTGGTAAAAAGGGCATCCATTCATGACAAAACTGGAATATTCTCCAAGCCGATCATTTCAATTGCATCCGATACGATTGATACAGTTGAACCCATCGCTATCACTGTCGATAAAGTTGTACCAAATACACCGGCTCCCTGTTCACAGGTGGCGGAGCAGTCTGATGTTGATAAACATAATGATTCAGATGGTGTTTTTACAACAAGAATGTCCAATGAAATTCCTGTAAATGACGTGTCAAAGACGGTTGAGGGTAGTGTATCAATTTCCTCTGAGACTACTATTGATTACTATGTCAACTCGTCCAGGGATGCTCAACAAATTGATCAAAATGAACTATCTGACGATAATATATCTGTATCAAGGATGGAATTTCGCCCCGAAGGATATAAATTGGAAGGTCCAGAATCATTTCATAATGTGACAGGCATCATTGGTGAAATTAATCAAATAgatgatgatgaaagtGTTGTAACTAGTGAATCTATAAATGAAACCCATGCACAGTATGGTATTGATGATAAGCATGAATTTGTTGAGGAAGTTCAAAATGTTAGTTGCAGCACTTTTAAATCAACGAATGATTTCAGATTAGATGAGACAAATGTATCTAACTTTAATGGTAGAATTGTGGAGGATTTATGCATTTTGAAACATGAAAATACCAAATTTGACACTATAAGCATCCACTCAAGCAATTCATATAATCAACTTGAGGAAAAGGAACACTTTGACAAATCATCTCAGACACACATTCCTATGCCTGTGGCAAACAATGTCAAAAACATAACTTCGcatgaaattgttaattacaACATTTACTGGGATTCTAcggaaatatttaataaaaaattgagtCACACTTCCTACCGCATTGTATTGACACTATTTGTAGCGTCTATAGTTTCTATTGGCTGTACCACAGCTCTAATTTTTTCGTACAACGACCGATTAACTACAGTAATACCACTGATAGCACTGTGTGTATATGGCATTGCATTTGGATTCATCCCAAATTTCAACCTCGAAGTTTTAAATAGCATTGCCCATGATTGGAAGGAGCAACTTCATTTAAGTGATACAATTGCTGCGCAATTGCCCAGTGCTGATTGGATAGGCAATTATACCAAGAATGCGTTGCGTTTTCATTACTCCGAACGATTGAAATGGATGGGTTTGTTGTTAATTGGAGTGTCTAGCGTGGGTGTTTTGAATAAAAACTTCTTAATTTGGCCTTGGGGCACATGGGAATGGATTTATACAGTTTCGCTAGGTGTTACTCTTTCGttgtttacaatttttCCAATGACATCCACCACAATGTTAGCAAAATTTGGTACACATTTTGCTCTtaaaacaatattttctcTGTACAAATTGCAAACAAATGGTGTTTGTTCACTATCTCTTTTCGGCGAAAGTTCGCCCTTCCTAATCAAACGCACCGACACTATTCCATCGCATCAAATATCCCAAATAGATACTAATAAAATTAGCTATTTAACGTTGGTAAATGTGGGAAATGATGGTAGATTTTGTCTGTTTGAGGAAGATCAGTATATGACAATCTACCCCCCTATCACAACTCACAGGCACAACAATACCATTGTGTATATCACGGGCAAATATATGAGAACTGAATGCCCAAATTTCTATGTTTTTAGCGGTGGATTGTTTGATAGgttgttattttattacGATTTGAGGAATTTATTTCTGACGAATTTCACTATTGCTCTGGAATTTGATACAAAGTTTGCACTCGATACTTTTCTTGGCAAGCTAAACATATTGTCAACTACTGATAATTTGGTTAGTTATCATGGCTTTGATTTCGTCTAA